The following is a genomic window from Hydrogenobaculum sp. Y04AAS1.
CAAAAAATGTCTTCCATAGTTTTTGGTATGTATCTTTTTCTATATTTATCTCTTTGCCAAAAGCTTCTATACTAAGATGTTTTTTGTGGTAAACAGCTGCTTTTTTCCTTTTTACGTCGTGTATTACAAAGTTCTCCTCTTTATATCTTCTTTTGAAAAACTCTCCTAAGTAATCTAATACAAAGTGCTTTGGCTCAAACTTTGCGTATAAAATATTATCTACCTGATGAAACCTTAAAAAACCTATGTATTTGTGCCTTTCTCTATTTACCGATTTTCTATAATAAATGAGATTTCTTATAAAATCTTGATTTACATCCTTTAGGTGCTTATGCTCTAAGTAGAATAAAAAACTCCTGTATATATCAGAAAACGCTTTTTCTTCATCAAAACAAAAACAATCGTAAAAGAGTTCTATCGTCTCTTCGTCTAATATTTGTTTGAATTTTTTTAGTATATCGTCTTCTATTTCTACTTTTACAATTTTAAAAAGAGATGGTTTTTCGGCTTTTAAGAATATAGGATTTTTTATATCGTTTTTAAAAGCCCAATACAAGGCACTTAAAAAACCTTCAAAACTATCTTCGAATATTATATTTACCATAACCTTAGCTGAGTGTAAGAAGGTTTTGGGGAACTTTCTTTTATGATGGCTTTTCTTATATAATCTGGAGATAAACTATAACCTAAGTATTTTTTTGCTACTATAAAGTGCTTTGCCTTTTTAATAGATATTCCAAGCTTTATAAGGTCCATATATTCTAAGGTTTTGAATGCTCTTGCTTGTATTATTTTCATGGCATTTTTTCTACCGATGCCAGGCACTCTTATGAGCTCTTCGTAAGAGGCCTTGTTTACATCTATTGGGTATAGATGTATATTTTTAATGGCGTAAGCGGTTTTTGGGTCTAGCTCTAAGTCTAAGTTTGAATCTTTTTCAACAATCTCTTCATACTTAAAATCGTAAAATCTAAGAAGCCAATCAGCCTGGTAAAGTCTATGTTCTCTTAAAAGAGGTGTTTTATCTACTTTTATATGTTTTGTGTTTGGAATAGGTATATATGCTGAGTAATACATTCTTTTTAGTATCTTCTTTTCATAAAAATAAGAGGCAAGCCTTAAAATTTGATAATCTGGCTCGTTGGTAGCTCCCACTATAAGCTGTGTTGAAGTGCTTGCTACTGGCTTTTCGCTGTTATCTCTTAGATTTTTTACAAACATCAGAGGTTTTAAGACATTGTCTTTGTTTTTTTCTGGTGCTAAAAGCTTTAAACTCTTTTCTGTAGGAAGCTCTATATTTGAGCTAACCCTATCGGCTAGTTTAGAAGCTTCTTCTATGAGCTCTTTGGAAGCTCCTGGGATTAGTTTTAGATGTATATATCCGTTAAATTTATATTCTTCTCTTAAAATTTTTACGGTTTTTAACATGAGTTCCATTGTATGATCTGGGGATTTTGCTATACCAGAGCTTAAAAATAAGCCTTCTATATAGTTTCTTTTGTAAAAGTTTATAGTGATATCTGCTAGTTCTCTTGGTGTAAAAGAAGCTCTTTTTATATTGTTGGACGCTCTATTTATACAATATTCGCAGTCAAATATACATACGTTTGTAAAAAGCACCTTTAGAAGGGAGACGCATCTGCCATCGGATGTAAACGTATGGCATACTCCTGGAGCGTAGGAGTTTCCTATACCACCTTCTATAGTTTCTCTAACTCCTCCAGAGCTTGCACAAGATACGTCGTATTTAGCACCATCAGCTAAGATTTTGAGTTTTTCTTTAACATCCATACTTATAATATATTTTGTTGTATATGCTTTTAAAATGATTATTGTTTTGCTATTTTAAGAAGAAAATTTGGAATCTCATCTTTTTTAAGCACAAAATCTACACAACCGGTTTTTATCGCATTTTCTGGCATAGCCCATAGTATAGCTGTTTTTGGATCTTCCGCTACCGTGATACCGCCATTTTTCTTAACATCTACTATACCCCTAGATCCGTCGTCGCCCATGCCGGTCATTACTATACCGCAGGTGTTTTCCTTAAAAACCTTGGCACAAGAAGACAAAAGTGAATTGGCAGATGGTATATATATTATAGAATCATCTTTTACGTAGTTTACTATAGGCATACTATCGTTTCCAGTGATTTTCATATTTATCCTACCCCTTGATATATATACGGTGCCTGGTTTTAATACTTCATTTTCTTCTGCTTCTTTAACGTTTAGTTTACACTTTGAATTTAGATGCTCTGCGAAACTTTTTGTAAACGTATCAGGCATATGTATTGCTATAGTTATCGGATAAGGATAGTCTGAAGGCAATTTTGGCAATATTTCCCCAAGTGTTTGTGGGCCGCCTGTAGATATACCTATTGCTACCACACCTTTGCTTCCCAATTTTCTTATAGGTGGACTTGGTATCTGGGGCGGCGGTGTTTCTATCTTTTTTTCTTCTTTTAGAGCTTTCAACTTATCTGCTATGCTTTTTTTCTTTAAAATTGCATTTTCTATTTTTCTTAAAAGCTCATCTTTTACCTTGTAAAAATCTGCGTAATTTTTTGGCTTTGCTATAAAATCTAAAGCTCCAAGTTCTAGAGCTTTTATAGTTTCCTTCGCTCCTTGGGTAGTGTAAGCGCTTACCATTATTATTTGAGTTGATATATTTTCTTTTTTTATTCTTTCTAAGGTTTCCAAACCGTTCATTTTTGGCATTTCTACATCTAAAGTCACAAGGTCTATGTTTTGATTTTTTAAAATCTCTAAAGCTTCTATGCCATTACTAGCTTCATAGATGTTTTCTACAAGATTTGAAGACTCCAATATTTTCCTTATCGCCGCCCTTATAAAAAACGAATCGTCTACTATAAGTATGTTTGCCATATCAATCACCTCAAAAGATAAGCTAAATAAGCTAATCCAGTAATTATTCTATAATATCCAAAAATTTTAAGATTGTTGAAAGATATGAAGTTTAAGAAAGTTTTTACAGAAACAATTGCAAAAATAAGGGCTGTTATAAAGCTAATACTCATTGGTAATATATCTTGGTGATGAATTTGGCTATGGTCTTTAAGAAGTGAATAGAAACCAGCGCTAAGTATCGTTGGTATTGCTATTAGAAAAGAAAAATCAGCGGCGGTTTTTCTCTCAAAGCCTATAAGCATAGCGCCTATGATGGTAGCTCCAGAACGAGAAACACCAGGGATCAAGGCAAGAGCTTGAATAAAACCTACGGTTATTGCATCTTTTATGGTAACATCTTTTAAACTTGCGATTTTTGGCTTTTTGGATAAAGATTCTACTATTATGATAATAACACCACCAATAAATACCATGCTTGCGGTAATGAGTGGATTACCAAGAAGATAGTGTTTGATTGGTTTGTAAAATAAAAATCCTATGGCACCTGTTGGCACGAATCCAGCTATTATCTTAAGCCATATTTCTTTATCTATTATAAGCCTTTTTGAATAAAGTATTATTACTGCTATTACTGCTCCTATTTGCATAAATATTTCATATATTTTAAAGGCAGGGTTTTCTGTGTTTATACCAAGAAGCTTTCCCACCAGTGTAAGATGGCCAGCCGCCGATACTGGTAAAAATTCCAAAGCCCCTTCTACTATGCCAAGTATAATAGCGTGTATGATGGTCAAGGTTTTGCTCCTTTGCCGTTTGGTATAAATATAGATTGTACTCTTTTGCCAGTTACTATAGCTTTATCCAATTTTTTATAATATATAACTCTATCTCCTTGTACTACATCGCCTTTGTTTTCCAAGTAAGCATTACCAGTTACTATAATCTCATCTTGGAGAGCGTCGTATTCTATAACATCGCCTTTTATAAGCTTGTTAGGTTCAGTATAAACAGGGTTTCCTGTGGCTATTATTTTTTCTATTTTTTTGTTTTTGTCTAAAAATATTTTTAACTCTTGGCAAGTTAGTTTTCCATTGCCCCTTGTGGCCACTACGTTGCCGGTGTATGTGATTACATTGTTGTTGTAATCCATTTTGTTTGCTTCTATATATATAGGTTTGTTGTTGTTTGACGTATTTTTTACTGGTGTATTTTGTGTTGGTTTTTCTACTTTACTAAAAGCCAAAAACGACAACGTCAAACTTGATATCACAAAAACTACTTTTTTATTTACTTTATTTTTCATAGCTTTTAATATTATAAACTACAATATGAAGAGATGGCTTTAGATTTATATCAAAAGATTTCCCGTAGGAGCTAAATTTACCTTCTGAAATTATTATATCATCGTTGGCCCAAAAGTGTGAATTTCTCAAATCTATGTTTGTATATTGGGTATATATTTTGTCTTGGGCAGTTTTATCAGATTTTGAAAATACTACATCTTTTTTTAAATATCCAACGCCAGATGTTTTGTTTATAACACCTTCTTTTGCCGTAATTGTATAAGGATAGTTTGTAGCTTTTATGTTCTTTAACGTTATATTTTGTCCTTTTATTATCAATATATCGCCCTCAACATTCCATTGATCGTGGTCATTTGAGTATATGTGAATGTCTATTTTTTTTAACACCTGTGGAGAATTTATAAAATGATTGTTTGTATGTTCTTTTTCGTATATAAAAAAAGCCCCTATACTTAAAAATAAAACAACAATTAAAGATATTATAAGTTGCACAAAATAATTATATCAGAGATTACTCTGTGAATATTTGACCTTCTATAGGTTGTACATCTATACCTTTTTCTTGCATAAACTTCATAGCTTTTTCTATTTCTTCTATATCTCCATCTATTTCTATATTTAGTATAGCGCTATCTTGGGTGACCTTTGCCATCTTTATGTTTACTATGATGTTAAAGTTTTTGCATATGTTGCATATAATAGGTTCTTTAGCCACGCTTTCTGGATATATAAGCCTTAACCTTACAAAGTTCATACAGATATTATAACATGAAAAGCCAATTTTAATTTATAATAAATGCTATGG
Proteins encoded in this region:
- a CDS encoding TIGR03915 family putative DNA repair protein, with product MVNIIFEDSFEGFLSALYWAFKNDIKNPIFLKAEKPSLFKIVKVEIEDDILKKFKQILDEETIELFYDCFCFDEEKAFSDIYRSFLFYLEHKHLKDVNQDFIRNLIYYRKSVNRERHKYIGFLRFHQVDNILYAKFEPKHFVLDYLGEFFKRRYKEENFVIHDVKRKKAAVYHKKHLSIEAFGKEINIEKDTYQKLWKTFFEAVAIRERSNARLQNHYAPKYFRKYMIEFDN
- the lptA gene encoding lipopolysaccharide transport periplasmic protein LptA, which translates into the protein MKNKVNKKVVFVISSLTLSFLAFSKVEKPTQNTPVKNTSNNNKPIYIEANKMDYNNNVITYTGNVVATRGNGKLTCQELKIFLDKNKKIEKIIATGNPVYTEPNKLIKGDVIEYDALQDEIIVTGNAYLENKGDVVQGDRVIYYKKLDKAIVTGKRVQSIFIPNGKGAKP
- a CDS encoding NIL domain-containing protein, whose translation is MNFVRLRLIYPESVAKEPIICNICKNFNIIVNIKMAKVTQDSAILNIEIDGDIEEIEKAMKFMQEKGIDVQPIEGQIFTE
- a CDS encoding putative DNA modification/repair radical SAM protein, which gives rise to MDVKEKLKILADGAKYDVSCASSGGVRETIEGGIGNSYAPGVCHTFTSDGRCVSLLKVLFTNVCIFDCEYCINRASNNIKRASFTPRELADITINFYKRNYIEGLFLSSGIAKSPDHTMELMLKTVKILREEYKFNGYIHLKLIPGASKELIEEASKLADRVSSNIELPTEKSLKLLAPEKNKDNVLKPLMFVKNLRDNSEKPVASTSTQLIVGATNEPDYQILRLASYFYEKKILKRMYYSAYIPIPNTKHIKVDKTPLLREHRLYQADWLLRFYDFKYEEIVEKDSNLDLELDPKTAYAIKNIHLYPIDVNKASYEELIRVPGIGRKNAMKIIQARAFKTLEYMDLIKLGISIKKAKHFIVAKKYLGYSLSPDYIRKAIIKESSPKPSYTQLRLW
- the uppP gene encoding undecaprenyl-diphosphatase UppP, with the translated sequence MTIIHAIILGIVEGALEFLPVSAAGHLTLVGKLLGINTENPAFKIYEIFMQIGAVIAVIILYSKRLIIDKEIWLKIIAGFVPTGAIGFLFYKPIKHYLLGNPLITASMVFIGGVIIIIVESLSKKPKIASLKDVTIKDAITVGFIQALALIPGVSRSGATIIGAMLIGFERKTAADFSFLIAIPTILSAGFYSLLKDHSQIHHQDILPMSISFITALIFAIVSVKTFLNFISFNNLKIFGYYRIITGLAYLAYLLR
- the lptC gene encoding LPS export ABC transporter periplasmic protein LptC, which produces MQLIISLIVVLFLSIGAFFIYEKEHTNNHFINSPQVLKKIDIHIYSNDHDQWNVEGDILIIKGQNITLKNIKATNYPYTITAKEGVINKTSGVGYLKKDVVFSKSDKTAQDKIYTQYTNIDLRNSHFWANDDIIISEGKFSSYGKSFDINLKPSLHIVVYNIKSYEK
- the cheB gene encoding chemotaxis-specific protein-glutamate methyltransferase CheB, whose translation is MANILIVDDSFFIRAAIRKILESSNLVENIYEASNGIEALEILKNQNIDLVTLDVEMPKMNGLETLERIKKENISTQIIMVSAYTTQGAKETIKALELGALDFIAKPKNYADFYKVKDELLRKIENAILKKKSIADKLKALKEEKKIETPPPQIPSPPIRKLGSKGVVAIGISTGGPQTLGEILPKLPSDYPYPITIAIHMPDTFTKSFAEHLNSKCKLNVKEAEENEVLKPGTVYISRGRINMKITGNDSMPIVNYVKDDSIIYIPSANSLLSSCAKVFKENTCGIVMTGMGDDGSRGIVDVKKNGGITVAEDPKTAILWAMPENAIKTGCVDFVLKKDEIPNFLLKIAKQ